From the genome of Elusimicrobiota bacterium, one region includes:
- a CDS encoding sigma-70 family RNA polymerase sigma factor, with amino-acid sequence MSVKGKAHARPIEGWEVELAKNVARSFAGFPEWNDLEAELFRKLSVIKSGKREGIKDWKAFLAKSLFNSAHDYIRRWKAGAKLFQPMEIPGKDGEMLSLEEIIAHPGDPKDSGIDIRLAVESLSPELQELWALLMEEGGNQVRVAERLGKPRMTVKYWIDKLKSSLVKRGF; translated from the coding sequence ATGTCCGTTAAAGGGAAGGCTCATGCACGTCCAATCGAGGGATGGGAGGTGGAACTGGCGAAGAACGTGGCGCGTTCGTTCGCCGGGTTTCCGGAGTGGAACGACTTGGAGGCGGAATTATTCAGGAAGTTGTCCGTCATAAAGAGCGGAAAGCGGGAGGGGATAAAAGACTGGAAGGCGTTTCTCGCCAAATCGCTGTTCAATTCCGCGCACGACTACATCCGCAGATGGAAAGCCGGCGCGAAGCTGTTCCAGCCGATGGAAATACCCGGTAAAGACGGCGAAATGCTTTCGCTGGAAGAAATCATCGCGCATCCCGGAGATCCAAAGGACTCCGGCATAGACATAAGGCTTGCGGTCGAAAGCCTGTCGCCGGAACTCCAAGAGCTGTGGGCCCTGCTCATGGAAGAGGGCGGCAATCAGGTCCGCGTGGCCGAAAGGCTAGGCAAGCCCCGGATGACGGTCAAATACTGGATAGACAAGCTCAAGAGTTCCTTGGTAAAGCGCGGTTTTTAG
- a CDS encoding serine protease: protein MTTIAEWIDARLAIVIGSDGRGGSGICIETAEGEVAVLTARHVVVDCIRTGALLVGRRSQHSTIRPTRIRISSQSDVAYLIVDKNAFQGDYLSYPEWTKPYASITNSQSVMAYGALGSEKEIDIEARTISSVKILSYLTKISKFKDDLITCDIIPDRDTPKTFKGMSGGPLFDLNGNFMGVLIEEIRRGGESIPTALQIAPVNELKELHVPFQSPLNDYFGEKITARTLDIVNPENTGITDKLEVNGEFYWSDKTPDALYGKMGKILFLRFLTGNAQYYPINTEALFTWDTNTKAERIKSFDEAVRFFLFSIGWGIDPKQKTI, encoded by the coding sequence ATGACTACAATTGCCGAATGGATTGATGCACGGCTTGCCATCGTGATTGGCAGCGACGGACGTGGTGGCTCTGGAATTTGCATAGAAACGGCTGAAGGAGAAGTAGCTGTTCTTACTGCCCGGCATGTTGTTGTGGATTGCATTCGCACAGGCGCACTGTTGGTGGGCAGAAGATCTCAGCACTCTACAATTCGGCCGACAAGAATCAGAATATCTTCGCAAAGCGATGTCGCGTATCTCATCGTTGATAAAAATGCTTTTCAGGGGGATTATCTCTCATATCCCGAATGGACAAAGCCATATGCATCAATTACAAATAGCCAGTCAGTCATGGCTTATGGTGCTTTGGGATCGGAGAAAGAGATTGACATAGAAGCCAGAACTATTTCATCCGTTAAAATTTTATCCTATCTCACTAAAATCTCGAAATTCAAAGATGACCTCATAACATGTGACATAATCCCTGACCGGGACACCCCGAAGACTTTCAAGGGCATGAGCGGTGGCCCGCTTTTTGATCTCAATGGCAATTTTATGGGAGTCTTAATAGAAGAAATACGACGTGGCGGTGAATCTATACCCACAGCGCTTCAGATAGCACCTGTTAATGAGTTAAAAGAATTACATGTGCCATTCCAATCTCCATTGAATGATTATTTCGGAGAAAAGATAACAGCCCGAACCTTGGACATCGTCAACCCCGAAAACACCGGTATTACCGACAAGCTGGAAGTTAATGGCGAATTCTATTGGTCAGACAAGACGCCTGACGCCCTATATGGGAAAATGGGCAAAATCCTATTTTTACGTTTTCTAACCGGTAACGCGCAGTATTATCCTATCAATACAGAAGCGTTATTTACTTGGGACACTAACACGAAAGCCGAAAGGATTAAATCATTCGACGAAGCGGTCCGTTTTTTTCTCTTTAGCATTGGATGGGGAATAGACCCTAAGCAAAAAACAATCTAG
- a CDS encoding AAA family ATPase, which yields MTTEKQEAQTQTVPPPAHQLVSARKKKKTGMPKSGICIIVGYPKTGKSKFTASFPNSYVLNMDCGDADHIDGRIEDIEDVVDAHGNIVKTKLDNFREALLVAIKDPIIEVIVIDTIDTLVENICDEIANKAGLSKITDRLPGVDGFSLWGELGARIDGMINLFKKSGKLFILNAHLREPKLDDNNKVITPAGINVPGKSGDKLAFAADMIGYTFKREVGGKTEYCLTFQGGVAGRWGSRVEELSDKTIKLDGDNPYKSFAALFTEKAAMPEAGEPAKTLEKKPATKAKGGK from the coding sequence ATGACCACAGAGAAACAAGAAGCGCAGACACAGACCGTTCCGCCGCCCGCCCATCAACTGGTGAGCGCGCGCAAGAAGAAAAAGACAGGTATGCCAAAGTCCGGCATTTGCATCATAGTGGGTTACCCTAAGACCGGGAAAAGCAAGTTCACTGCTTCATTCCCCAACTCGTACGTTCTCAATATGGACTGCGGTGATGCCGACCATATAGATGGCCGCATCGAGGATATTGAGGATGTCGTTGACGCTCACGGCAATATCGTTAAGACCAAACTGGATAATTTCCGCGAGGCACTCCTGGTTGCGATTAAGGACCCGATTATTGAGGTAATCGTTATTGACACAATCGACACTCTCGTAGAGAACATCTGCGATGAGATAGCCAACAAAGCCGGGCTGTCCAAGATCACGGACCGGCTGCCAGGAGTCGATGGCTTCTCTCTCTGGGGCGAGCTCGGAGCGCGCATCGACGGCATGATTAATCTCTTCAAGAAGAGCGGCAAGCTGTTCATCCTCAATGCCCACCTGCGCGAGCCAAAACTCGACGACAACAACAAGGTCATCACCCCCGCTGGCATTAACGTGCCGGGCAAGAGCGGCGACAAGCTGGCCTTTGCCGCAGACATGATCGGCTACACATTCAAACGCGAGGTCGGCGGCAAGACAGAATACTGTTTGACGTTTCAGGGGGGAGTTGCTGGACGCTGGGGTTCACGCGTCGAGGAACTCAGTGACAAGACGATTAAGCTCGACGGCGACAATCCATATAAGTCTTTTGCGGCGCTATTTACCGAGAAGGCAGCGATGCCCGAAGCAGGTGAGCCCGCGAAAACGCTCGAAAAGAAACCGGCCACAAAGGCCAAAGGAGGCAAATAA